Genomic window (Deltaproteobacteria bacterium):
GATTGTTTCCAAATCCATTGAAATTCGCGGCCTCAAGGTAACGATCGCTGAGGTGCCGGTGCCGGTTTCTTACGGTCCAGCCTTCGAGGGCGAGCGGATCCGCAAGGACGATGTCTATCTGGAGTGCGGTGGCGGGCGGACTCCATGTGTGGAGTGGACCACTATCGCTCCCATGGAAGAGGTGGAAGATGGCAAAGTGGAAGTGATTGGTCCTGACATCACGGATGTGAAAGAGGGCGACAGGTTGCCTCTGGCTGTGGTGGTGGAAGTTGCCGGCCGCAAGATGCAGGAAGACTATGAGCCTATTCTGGAGCGCCAGATTCATCACCTGGTAAACTATGCCCAGGGCATCATGCACATAGGCCAGCGCGACATCGCCTGGTACCGTATTGGCAAGGCGGCGGTGGAAAAAGGTTTCACCCTGGAACACATCGGCAAGATTATCCACGCCAAATACCACCAGGACTTTGGTGCCATCTTCGACAAGTGCCAGGTAAAGATTTACACTGAGGAAGACAAGGTCAAAGAAATAGTAGAAAAAGCTCGCTCTGTCTATCACGACCGCGACGCTCGTATCGAGGGCATGACGGACGAGACCACAGACATTTACTACTCTTGCACCCTGTGTCAGTCGTTTGCCCCGAACCATGTCTGCGTCATAAGCCCGGAGCGTACGGGACTGTGTGGTGCCTATAACTGGATGGACTGCAAGGCCTCGCACGAGATCAATCCCACAGGCCCCAATCAGCCTATCGACAAGGGCGAGACCTTAGATGAGAAGTACGGCAACTGGAAAGGTGTGAATGAGTTCGTTTTCAAGGCTTCACGTCAGGCGGTTTCCAGCTACAATTTTTACAGCGTCGTCTTCGATCCCATGACCACTTGTGGCTGCTGTGAGTGCGTGGCCGCAGTGCTGCCCATGTGCAACGGGGTGATGACCGTGAATCGCGAGTTTGTGGGCATGACCCCCTGCGGTATGAAGTTCAGCACTTTAGCGGGTACCATCGGCGGCGGGCAGGTGACGCCGGGCTTCGTGGGGCACAGTAAATACAATATCTGCCAGCGCAAGTTCATCAAAGGTGACGGTGGCATCAAGAGGTTAGTATGGATGCCGAAGATGCTCAAGGAAGAGATCAGGGAGCGTTTTGAGCAACGGGCCAAGGAAGAAGGCATCCCGGATCTCCTGGATCGGATTGCTGATGAGGATGTGGGCAGCACCGAAGAAGAAATCCTGCCCTTTCTCCAGGAGAAAAAGCATCCAGCCCTGGAGATGGAGTCGATTCTTGGTTGATGATAGGTGCCGCAGAGAGGCGAACCCTCTCTGCGGTTTTTAGTTGATCTGTAGAGGTTGAGGAGAAATACTATGGGCTTAACAGGAATTCAGATTTTCAAGTTGCTTCCCAAGACCAATTGTGGTGAATGTGGGGTGCCCACCTGCCTTGCCTTTGCTATGGCGCTGGCTTCGGGAAAAGCGGAACTGGAAAGCTGCCCCTATGTTTCGGAAGAAGCGAAAGAGCAACTGGCCGAGAGTTCCGCGCCCCCGGTCAGGCCACTCACAGTGGGCACCGGTGACTATGAGGTGAAAGTTGGCGGTGAGACTGTCCTGTTCCGTCACGAAAAGACCTTTGTCAATCAGCCAGGACTGGCCGTGCTGGTTACCACCGACATGGATGAGGCTGCTGTCAATGACAGACTGGAAAAGCTGCAGAAGTACCAGTATGAGCGAGTCGGACTTAATCTGAGGGCGGAGATGGTGGCCATCAAGGACACCTCGGGAGATGCGGAGGCATTCACTGCCCTGGTGAACAAGGTCAAGGACAGCTCTCCGGCGGCGCTAATTTTGATGAGTGACAACCCTGACGTTCTTGCTGCAGGGGTGAAAGCGTGCGTTGACCGCAAACCTCTCATTTATGCGGCCACTGAAGAGACAGCTGACACCCTTGGCGCCTTGGCAAAAGAGACTGGTTGTCCTCTGGCGGTCCGGAGTTCAGACGGGTATGATGGCCTCATAGCCTTGACAGAGAAGCTTACAGGCATGGGCCTCAAGGACCTGGTATTGGATACCGGTGCCAGAACTGCCAAGCAGGCATTCGAGGACCACACTGTTCTGCGACGAGCTGCCATCAAACAGGTATTCCGACCTCTAGGTTTTCCCACCATCACCTTCCCATGCGAGATGGCGGACAACCTCATGGACGAGACTGTGCTGGCGGCCATGTTCATTGCCAAGTATGCGGGCTTTATTGTCATGAGCGATTTTGAGGCAGCCAGTCTTTTCCCTCTGCTATTGGAACGGCTCAA
Coding sequences:
- a CDS encoding acetyl-CoA decarbonylase/synthase complex subunit gamma; its protein translation is MGLTGIQIFKLLPKTNCGECGVPTCLAFAMALASGKAELESCPYVSEEAKEQLAESSAPPVRPLTVGTGDYEVKVGGETVLFRHEKTFVNQPGLAVLVTTDMDEAAVNDRLEKLQKYQYERVGLNLRAEMVAIKDTSGDAEAFTALVNKVKDSSPAALILMSDNPDVLAAGVKACVDRKPLIYAATEETADTLGALAKETGCPLAVRSSDGYDGLIALTEKLTGMGLKDLVLDTGARTAKQAFEDHTVLRRAAIKQVFRPLGFPTITFPCEMADNLMDETVLAAMFIAKYAGFIVMSDFEAASLFPLLLERLNIYTDPQRPMTADQAIYPIGNPDENSPALVTCNFSLTYFIVSGEIEGSRVPSWLAVVDTEGLSVLTAWAAGKFTGETVGTAINKLGLGDKISHKNLIIPGYAAAISGELEEELAGWKILVGPREAAHISKYLKEWKPE
- the cdhC gene encoding CO dehydrogenase/CO-methylating acetyl-CoA synthase complex subunit beta, with translation MSRLVAFAAYQGAYNIVQKAEGKLKQALEKYGPEQKLEFPETAYYLPIIYALLGVKVETLADAVPVMERCRKLLPPHIKGTIHTPYLGGTLDAGMATVFAEEIVEAIRYVEDPDFYVPEEEGTADNIWLGAAADVIFRKRGIEFVDGTAPGFAAIVGAAPSPEIAKDIAEEYQRKNIYVFMHAHQGGTTFAEQLIEAGVQIGWPTRLVPFGPTISSAVFALGFACRVAMAFGGVKPGDYKRNLLYNKNRTFAFVNALGEVNAEWAANAAAAINWGFPTIADTDIPEILPTGICTYEHVVANVPHDQIVSKSIEIRGLKVTIAEVPVPVSYGPAFEGERIRKDDVYLECGGGRTPCVEWTTIAPMEEVEDGKVEVIGPDITDVKEGDRLPLAVVVEVAGRKMQEDYEPILERQIHHLVNYAQGIMHIGQRDIAWYRIGKAAVEKGFTLEHIGKIIHAKYHQDFGAIFDKCQVKIYTEEDKVKEIVEKARSVYHDRDARIEGMTDETTDIYYSCTLCQSFAPNHVCVISPERTGLCGAYNWMDCKASHEINPTGPNQPIDKGETLDEKYGNWKGVNEFVFKASRQAVSSYNFYSVVFDPMTTCGCCECVAAVLPMCNGVMTVNREFVGMTPCGMKFSTLAGTIGGGQVTPGFVGHSKYNICQRKFIKGDGGIKRLVWMPKMLKEEIRERFEQRAKEEGIPDLLDRIADEDVGSTEEEILPFLQEKKHPALEMESILG